The DNA segment TTGTCCATATAAGGGGGTCTAAATAACAGTGTTTATATTTCTAGATAAATTAGAGTCTATTGTATATACTAAGAATATCTTGTATCTTGTACATACTTCAATATAAtgaaagattttataaaaaactataaaattatattcatatAACAACttggagttatatatatatatatatatatatatatatattctgatgaatatatatatatatatatatatatacatatatatattctgatGAAATTTTGATTCAACAATCGACCAACATCACTTTGTAAAAACCTGatgttcaatatatatatatatatatattctgatgaAATTTTGATTCAACAATCGACCAACATCACTTTGTAAAAACCTGATGTTCAAACATGTGAATACGGACTAACATGTAAGTGATTCAAATGTCCCACACCTCCGATGTTAACTCAAATATTCGTGGGGAAATTGTTAGACTCGGAACAACTTTTCCACCACAAATTATAGAATAAGCAAACTCAACCAATATTTGGTGCTCCCCGTCTACCCAAGAGGCGTATCGAAAACCCTCTCATTATGCTTACAGCAGAAAGAAGAGCAGAGAACGAGATGATACAACCACATCCTCTCATAACAATCAACGGATGCCACAGCTTCCTTGGGAGACTGGGCATTTAGAGGGAGTGGCCCCCACGCTCCACCGCACCCACGGACCATACCACTCCACTTATGAAagcacgataccatttttgtgtAATTAAAAGAATTAGTAAtacacaattttttttataaaagtagtAATGATAAAATATCCTACAGCTGAAGTATGAGTCTTTTGGACTGGAAAAGCGTGATAATATAAGGTAATAGAAACCCCACCCTTTTACTCCTCCGAACGCCCCCCTCCCGACCTGCCCCACTCTCGGTCCACCTCCGTCTCCAGGTTGCTCCATCTGGCGATGGAAACGGCGGTAGCCGCCGCCGTCAGCGGAGGAGGCCTGGGCTACGCAGACTCCGTCGACTCCTCCCCCCGCTCCCGTGGTGGCGACTCGTGGGACGAGCCACCCTTCCCCTCCGCTGCCGCCGGCCGCCTCCGCCTGATGTGCAGCTACGGCGGCCGTATCGTCCCCCGGCCCACCGATAAGACCCTCTGCTACCTTGGTGGCGAGACCCGCATCGTGGTAGTCGACCGCCACTCGTCCCTCTCCGACCTCTCCGCCAAACTCTCCCGGACCCACCTCCGCGGTCGCCCCTTCTCCCTCAAGTACCAGCTCCCCAACGAGGACCTCGACTCCCTCATCTCCGTCGCCACTGACGAGGACCTTGAAAACATGATTGACGAGTACGACCGCATCCTTACTGCCGCCTCCACCGGTACCAGCGGCGGCTCCAACCGCTCCTCCCGTCTCCGCCTCTTCCTGTTCCCTTCTAAGCCCGAGTCGTCGCCTACGTCCTCGATCGGATCGCTTCTGGATGACTCTAAGTCGGAGACTTGGTTCGTGGACGCGCTCAATAGCACCATGGGCGGGATGGGAATTGACGACCTTCCCCGCGGCCTCTCCTCCGACTCCACCTCTGTCAACTGCCTCCTCGGTCTCGAGGACGACTCTTCCATCCACTCCCGCGGCGTCGCTGCAGTCGCCGCCGCGCCAGGTATAGGCGGCGAAGGCACTCACTCGGAGCTGCCCGAGCAGCTTGTACTCCCGCGCCCGGATTCGTCCGGCAAGCTCGCCCGTCATGTCCAGGACGTCCACTCAGTCCCCGACTCGCCGATGCTCGACACTACTTCCTCCTTTGGATCTGCCTCCTCCGTCCCTTCTCTCTCCAATCTCCCGCCTATCCGCGTCCGCCCCGACCATCGCCCTTCCGATCCCCGGATCGCGGGCCTCGATGACCACTTCGCCCACATGAACCTCTCCTCCGGCGGCGGACAGAGGCTGGGCGACGATTTTAAGGAGCCATCGTACGCTCCTCAGCTCCAACCCCCTCCGCCGATCCCCTTCTCCGCTTCTTCCGCTTCCAACTTGACCATCTCCCCTACCGAAAACCCTAGCAGAGCTTTCTCCTCCGATGACGATAAGTCCGACCAGGGCGGCATCCGAAAGCCGCAGCAGCCACCGAAACCAACCGGGATCGAAGCGCCCAACTCCGACTTAGGTTCAAGGTATTATCTATCCTATTCGTAGCCTCTCTGAATAAAACTTCCATCTTTGAGGGTTTtaacgtaaaaaaaaaaagatgctatTTTCTCTTCGTCTAGAACGGCTTATGTGAGTGGCACTGAACCAAAACGAGAGCTCCCGGTCTCTTCCGATCCCAGCTATCGCATCCCGATTCCAGTCATCGATGCCGCGGGATACCAATTGCCTTCGATACAACCGGAGCAATTCCATGAGCAGCAGCTCCATCCCCAGCTTCATCGTCATCAGCAGCATCAGTACATTCCTGCGAATCCTCATTACATCCACCACCCTGCCACTGGTGGTGTCATTCCTGTCCCGTCTTACTTTCCAGTCGCCGCCCACGCTATACAGCAACCACCGCAAGCTCACCCGTACGATCCCCAGATGCCCGTGTACTACTATCCGGTTCGGCAGCCTCCATCATACAACCTGGCGGCGGTGCAGCCCGGAATGGGGGATCCCAATTTGATATCTTCAGGCGGAAAGCCCGCTATGCCTGCGAATTCTGAATTG comes from the Musa acuminata AAA Group cultivar baxijiao chromosome BXJ2-8, Cavendish_Baxijiao_AAA, whole genome shotgun sequence genome and includes:
- the LOC135619331 gene encoding uncharacterized protein LOC135619331, with the protein product METAVAAAVSGGGLGYADSVDSSPRSRGGDSWDEPPFPSAAAGRLRLMCSYGGRIVPRPTDKTLCYLGGETRIVVVDRHSSLSDLSAKLSRTHLRGRPFSLKYQLPNEDLDSLISVATDEDLENMIDEYDRILTAASTGTSGGSNRSSRLRLFLFPSKPESSPTSSIGSLLDDSKSETWFVDALNSTMGGMGIDDLPRGLSSDSTSVNCLLGLEDDSSIHSRGVAAVAAAPGIGGEGTHSELPEQLVLPRPDSSGKLARHVQDVHSVPDSPMLDTTSSFGSASSVPSLSNLPPIRVRPDHRPSDPRIAGLDDHFAHMNLSSGGGQRLGDDFKEPSYAPQLQPPPPIPFSASSASNLTISPTENPSRAFSSDDDKSDQGGIRKPQQPPKPTGIEAPNSDLGSRTAYVSGTEPKRELPVSSDPSYRIPIPVIDAAGYQLPSIQPEQFHEQQLHPQLHRHQQHQYIPANPHYIHHPATGGVIPVPSYFPVAAHAIQQPPQAHPYDPQMPVYYYPVRQPPSYNLAAVQPGMGDPNLISSGGKPAMPANSELPANLYRTAAPSPAATLQSQVIHVAADQARSFAAGMGYHVVPQQQQQQHISHSPATMSNYGYEFAADHTRPQMYYSKATPVPLSSGVVIADATATADAKATRAT